The Bacteroidota bacterium genome includes a region encoding these proteins:
- a CDS encoding ABC transporter permease, translating to MTNAPSSFWRPAFSLARRELVRFYRQRTRMIGVIGSPLVFWFLIGSGLGTSFRYPNAPPNVNYLEYFYPGTIVLIILFTAIFSTISIIEDRREGFLQSVIVAPVPRSSIALGKILGGTVLSLIQAVILLLLAPVIGISIGPASLLIILFILIVVSFGLTGLGFLIAWRMDSSQGFHAIMNLFLIPLWLLSGSLFPVSGAAGWLGTVMMLNPLSYGIVALREALYLAAPVPVREFASLPVSLSVSVAFALATFLISVAIVRADKSA from the coding sequence ATGACAAACGCCCCTTCATCCTTCTGGCGGCCCGCGTTCAGCCTCGCGCGGCGTGAGCTCGTCAGATTTTACCGCCAACGCACCCGGATGATCGGGGTGATCGGCTCGCCCCTGGTGTTCTGGTTTCTGATCGGATCGGGACTCGGGACGTCGTTCCGGTATCCGAACGCCCCTCCCAACGTCAACTATCTCGAGTATTTCTACCCCGGGACGATCGTGTTGATTATCCTCTTCACGGCGATCTTCTCGACGATCTCGATCATCGAGGACCGCCGCGAGGGCTTCCTCCAGTCGGTGATCGTGGCCCCGGTCCCGAGATCCAGCATCGCGCTCGGCAAAATCCTCGGAGGGACGGTCCTTTCGTTGATCCAGGCCGTGATCCTTCTGCTGCTCGCCCCGGTGATCGGAATTTCGATCGGTCCCGCCTCCCTTCTCATTATCCTGTTCATCCTGATCGTCGTCTCTTTCGGTCTGACCGGGCTGGGATTTTTGATCGCGTGGCGGATGGATTCGTCGCAGGGGTTTCATGCAATCATGAACCTGTTCCTGATCCCTTTGTGGCTCCTCTCCGGAAGCCTCTTCCCCGTCTCGGGCGCCGCGGGGTGGCTCGGGACCGTCATGATGCTGAACCCTCTTTCGTACGGGATCGTCGCTCTGAGGGAGGCGCTCTACCTGGCCGCACCCGTCCCGGTGCGCGAGTTCGCCTCTCTTCCCGTTTCTCTTTCGGTCTCGGTGGCGTTCGCCCTCGCCACGTTTCTGATTTCCGTCGCCATCGTCCGGGCGGACAAATCGGCCTGA
- a CDS encoding ABC transporter ATP-binding protein — protein MEHAVEVEHLVHSYGTPRRSAARLRPAAGQAATGARPPALNDVSFEVARGEMFCLLGPNGSGKSTLFRILSTLMKQTFGTVRVFGGDLGLHLIESRRKIGVVFQHPSLDQKLTAYENLYCQGQLYGLGGAALRAAIGEILGRVGMGDRANELIEKLSGGMQRRVELAKALLHKPQLLILDEPSTGLDPGARKDFDGYLKELCAAEQVTVLLTTHLLDEADQCDRIGILDGGSLVALGSPAALKEEIGGDVVSITAPEPDAVGRLLRESFGGTPQVIGKTVRIERANGHEFIPQLVRAYPGRIDSVTYSKPTLEDVFIGRTGHRFWDREDEQHG, from the coding sequence ATGGAGCATGCAGTCGAAGTAGAGCACCTGGTTCATTCGTACGGAACTCCCCGGCGCTCCGCCGCCCGCCTTCGACCGGCGGCCGGCCAGGCGGCAACCGGCGCCCGGCCCCCGGCCCTGAACGACGTATCATTTGAAGTCGCCAGAGGTGAGATGTTCTGCCTCCTCGGCCCGAACGGGAGCGGAAAGAGCACGCTCTTCCGCATCCTCTCCACGCTGATGAAGCAGACATTCGGGACGGTCCGCGTCTTCGGCGGGGACCTTGGGCTCCATCTGATCGAATCACGCAGAAAAATCGGCGTCGTCTTCCAGCACCCGAGTCTCGATCAAAAACTGACCGCTTACGAAAACCTCTATTGCCAGGGGCAGCTCTACGGCCTCGGGGGAGCGGCTCTCAGGGCGGCGATCGGCGAAATTCTCGGGCGTGTGGGAATGGGCGACCGGGCAAACGAGTTGATCGAAAAGCTTTCGGGCGGGATGCAGCGGCGGGTGGAACTCGCCAAAGCGTTGTTGCACAAGCCTCAACTCCTCATCCTCGACGAACCGAGCACAGGGCTCGACCCGGGCGCGCGGAAGGACTTCGACGGCTACCTGAAGGAATTGTGCGCGGCGGAACAGGTGACCGTCCTTCTGACCACCCATCTGCTCGACGAGGCGGACCAGTGCGACCGGATCGGGATTCTCGACGGCGGCTCTCTGGTCGCCCTCGGCTCCCCTGCCGCATTGAAAGAGGAGATCGGGGGAGATGTCGTCTCGATCACCGCGCCCGAGCCTGACGCGGTCGGGCGCCTCCTTCGCGAATCGTTCGGCGGCACCCCACAGGTGATCGGAAAGACGGTTCGCATCGAGCGGGCAAACGGCCACGAATTCATTCCGCAGCTTGTGCGCGCCTACCCGGGCAGGATCGATTCCGTCACATACTCCAAGCCGACCCTCGAGGACGTGTTCATCGGCCGGACGGGACACAGGTTCTGGGACCGCGAGGATGAACAGCACGGATGA
- the cyoE gene encoding heme o synthase: protein MNGTAKAIGRARYPLLSKLSDYGELMKPELTGLSVLTSLCGFYLASSGPFHYILFVHLALGTALLGGGAGALNQFIEREYDSLMKRTERRPLPAGRLEPSECLTFGIVIAAAGMLELTLFVNILTGFLAAVTFATYIFLYTPLKRITPYSTLVGAIPGALPPVMGWTAARNSIGTEAAVLFAILFCWQMPHFLSLAWMYRRDYARAGFKILTVDDPGGRRTSRQILAYSIGLVPVSLAPAFAGMTGLMSVTGAAMLSLGFLSIGVLLARQSRRSPAGIHAADPVEFNFYSRRMFFASLVYLPCLMLLLTIDKV from the coding sequence ATGAACGGAACGGCAAAGGCGATCGGGCGCGCGAGGTATCCGCTTTTATCGAAGTTGTCCGATTACGGGGAGCTGATGAAGCCCGAATTGACGGGTCTTTCCGTCCTGACCTCGCTTTGCGGGTTCTATCTTGCGAGCTCCGGACCGTTTCACTATATACTGTTTGTGCACCTGGCGCTCGGGACTGCTCTTCTCGGGGGCGGGGCGGGCGCTCTCAACCAATTCATCGAGCGAGAGTATGATTCGCTGATGAAGCGGACAGAGCGAAGACCCCTGCCGGCGGGCCGGCTCGAACCCTCCGAATGCCTGACCTTCGGAATCGTGATCGCCGCGGCCGGAATGCTCGAGCTGACGCTCTTCGTAAATATCCTGACCGGATTCCTCGCGGCGGTGACATTCGCGACATACATCTTTCTCTATACTCCCCTCAAGCGCATCACCCCCTACTCCACTCTCGTCGGAGCCATTCCGGGCGCGCTTCCTCCGGTCATGGGATGGACGGCTGCCCGGAACAGCATCGGGACGGAGGCGGCCGTGTTGTTCGCCATTTTGTTTTGCTGGCAGATGCCTCATTTTCTCTCTCTCGCCTGGATGTACCGCCGCGATTATGCGCGGGCAGGGTTCAAGATACTGACCGTGGATGACCCGGGCGGGAGGCGCACAAGCCGGCAAATCCTCGCCTATTCGATCGGGCTCGTGCCGGTGAGCCTCGCCCCGGCATTCGCCGGAATGACGGGCCTCATGTCCGTAACCGGGGCCGCGATGCTCAGTCTCGGCTTTCTCTCAATCGGAGTCCTTCTTGCCAGGCAGTCGCGGCGTTCCCCGGCTGGAATTCACGCGGCCGATCCGGTCGAATTTAACTTTTACTCCCGGCGGATGTTTTTCGCTTCCTTGGTCTATCTCCCCTGTCTCATGCTCCTGCTGACGATTGATAAGGTATAG
- a CDS encoding COX15/CtaA family protein, whose product MTSYRNLHRFALGTAVCTFLLIVAGGLVTSTGSGLSVPDWPNTYGRFMFAFPLDQMVGGIVFEHTHRLIASAVGFLTVLLAIWLWKREDRRWVRILGVAAVGLVVAQGLLGGLTVLLLLPPALSVGHAMLAQTFFVVVASLALFTSPWWRSAQPRPPARSRSIVWLAGSATAAVFIQLMLGALMRHTDSGLAIPDFPLAYGQLLPSLSADALARYNATLLDLGIRIAADGPISSSQVLIHLVHRIWAVPVFLLVLWTSVRLVRLAPVSGRFSRFGWILGALVAVQILLGAMTVLSGKAVLPATAHVATGALLLVGLALATLHGARVWGLPRLGILHSASAQSAYGGAS is encoded by the coding sequence TTGACGAGTTACAGGAACCTTCACCGGTTCGCCCTCGGGACGGCAGTCTGCACGTTCCTCCTCATCGTCGCGGGCGGTCTGGTGACCAGTACCGGTTCGGGGCTCTCGGTGCCCGACTGGCCGAACACGTACGGCCGGTTTATGTTCGCCTTCCCGCTTGACCAGATGGTCGGCGGGATCGTCTTCGAGCACACGCATCGCCTGATCGCCTCGGCCGTCGGTTTCCTGACGGTTCTCCTCGCAATCTGGCTTTGGAAGCGCGAAGACCGGAGATGGGTGCGGATCCTCGGGGTTGCGGCAGTCGGCCTCGTCGTCGCGCAGGGCCTCCTTGGCGGTCTGACCGTGCTTCTTCTCCTTCCGCCCGCCCTCTCAGTCGGTCATGCGATGCTCGCCCAGACATTTTTTGTCGTCGTCGCGTCCCTTGCGCTCTTTACTTCCCCCTGGTGGCGGAGCGCTCAGCCGCGCCCGCCGGCCCGCTCGCGCTCGATCGTTTGGCTGGCCGGCTCGGCGACCGCCGCGGTCTTCATCCAGTTGATGCTCGGCGCCCTCATGCGCCATACCGATTCCGGACTTGCGATCCCCGACTTCCCTCTGGCCTACGGCCAGCTTCTTCCGTCACTCTCGGCGGACGCTCTCGCGCGCTACAATGCCACGCTCCTCGACCTTGGGATCCGGATTGCGGCGGACGGTCCCATCTCTTCCTCTCAGGTGCTGATCCATCTGGTTCACCGGATCTGGGCGGTGCCGGTCTTCCTTCTCGTCCTATGGACTTCGGTAAGACTCGTCAGGCTTGCACCGGTCTCGGGCCGGTTTTCACGGTTCGGCTGGATCCTTGGCGCGCTCGTGGCCGTCCAGATCCTGCTCGGCGCGATGACGGTTCTCTCCGGGAAAGCTGTTCTTCCTGCGACCGCGCATGTCGCGACGGGTGCGTTACTGCTTGTGGGTCTCGCGCTCGCGACACTGCATGGCGCCAGAGTGTGGGGACTGCCGCGCCTTGGAATCCTTCATTCCGCCTCCGCCCAATCGGCGTATGGAGGCGCCTCATGA
- a CDS encoding cytochrome C oxidase subunit IV family protein — MESADPQEIKKHVRKYVTVFVALLCLTIVTVAISRLHLSVPMAITVALVIATIKGSLVASYFMHLVSEKKVIYATLLLTVVFFAVLMSLPLFHHSDPILYHSVP, encoded by the coding sequence ATGGAATCCGCCGACCCGCAGGAAATCAAGAAACATGTCAGGAAGTACGTCACCGTGTTCGTCGCGCTTCTCTGCCTGACGATCGTCACGGTCGCGATCTCGCGGCTTCATCTTTCCGTTCCCATGGCCATCACCGTGGCGCTCGTGATCGCAACCATCAAGGGGTCTCTGGTCGCAAGCTACTTCATGCACCTCGTCTCCGAGAAGAAGGTCATCTACGCCACGCTTCTGTTGACCGTCGTGTTCTTCGCCGTCCTGATGTCGCTTCCGCTCTTCCATCACTCGGATCCGATCCTCTATCACAGTGTCCCTTAA
- a CDS encoding cytochrome c oxidase subunit 3 — MEIPYTVTARPDTGLFNAKAGIWLFLASEVMLFGALFTTYILLRLGAPEWPHGELDVLLATVNTGVLITSSITMVMAWASLMMKDFRKYKLYLGLTILLGFGFLIIKYFEYSHHIRMGDIPSKNTFFAIYFTLTGLHGIHVIGGMIVNSYFWGPGSKMWKTEPARFTNRIEVAGLYWHFVDLVWIFLFPVLYLL; from the coding sequence ATGGAAATTCCCTATACCGTTACCGCCCGCCCCGACACCGGCCTGTTCAACGCCAAGGCGGGGATCTGGCTCTTCCTCGCCTCGGAAGTCATGTTATTCGGCGCGCTCTTCACGACCTACATCCTGCTTCGTCTCGGGGCGCCTGAATGGCCGCACGGAGAGCTGGATGTCCTGCTCGCGACGGTCAACACCGGAGTCCTCATCACCTCCAGCATCACGATGGTCATGGCCTGGGCGTCGCTGATGATGAAGGACTTCCGGAAATACAAGCTCTATCTCGGGTTGACGATCCTTCTCGGGTTCGGGTTCCTGATCATCAAGTACTTCGAGTACAGCCACCATATCCGGATGGGAGACATTCCGAGCAAGAACACGTTCTTTGCGATCTACTTTACGCTGACCGGATTGCACGGGATCCACGTCATCGGGGGGATGATCGTGAATTCGTACTTCTGGGGGCCCGGAAGCAAAATGTGGAAGACCGAGCCCGCCCGCTTCACCAACCGGATCGAGGTTGCCGGACTCTACTGGCATTTCGTCGATCTCGTCTGGATTTTCCTGTTTCCCGTACTCTACCTCTTATAG
- a CDS encoding cbb3-type cytochrome c oxidase subunit I, producing MKTNHVTPAAVAVPHTELHHEHELPFWRKYVFSTDHKVIGLQYALTSMIFLFFGFGLMMIMRWQLAYPGDPIPWIGSLLGEDRAPGGIMLPEFYNQLGAMHGTIMVFLGVVPLAVGAFGNYVMPLQIGAPDMAFPKLNMASYWVYFVGGVTMLGSFFVPGGAAQSGWTSYPPLSDVTIPGFWGGQTFWLLGMVFLITSSLLGSVNFIVTILQLRAKGLSFMRLPFFVWSQLVTGFLLLLAFPPLEAAGVLQLMDRVAGTSFFLPSGLVVSGQVWPNSGGGNPLLWQHLFWFLAHPEVYVLILPALGIVAEVIANNTRKPLWGYKSLVYSVIFLGFMSFIVWAHHMFLTGMGTAISSFFQTTTMIISIPSVIILSALFMSLYGASIRFTTPMLFALAFLPMFGIGGLTGLPLGLAASDIPLHDTYYVIGHFHYVVAPGTLFGLFAGIYYWFPKITGRKMNEAMGKIHFWGTFICMNVIFFPMLIQGLAGVSRRLYDGGQQYAHAQGVLHLNEVMSVGAWVMGIVQLVFILNLFLSIRKGKKAEENCWQATTLEWAAAPTPPIPHGNFATVPEVYHGPYEYSVPGAASDFTPQNQSTKS from the coding sequence ATGAAAACCAACCACGTCACGCCCGCGGCGGTCGCGGTGCCGCACACGGAGCTGCACCACGAGCACGAGCTGCCGTTCTGGCGCAAGTACGTCTTCTCCACCGATCACAAGGTGATCGGCCTCCAGTACGCGCTCACCAGCATGATATTCCTGTTCTTCGGCTTCGGGCTGATGATGATCATGCGCTGGCAGCTCGCGTACCCCGGCGATCCGATTCCCTGGATCGGTTCCCTTCTCGGTGAAGACCGCGCGCCCGGAGGCATCATGCTGCCGGAATTCTACAACCAGCTCGGCGCGATGCACGGCACGATCATGGTGTTCCTCGGCGTCGTTCCCCTTGCGGTGGGCGCGTTCGGAAACTATGTCATGCCCCTCCAGATCGGCGCGCCCGATATGGCCTTCCCGAAGCTGAACATGGCGAGCTACTGGGTCTACTTCGTGGGCGGCGTGACGATGCTCGGAAGTTTCTTCGTGCCGGGCGGCGCAGCCCAGTCGGGCTGGACGTCGTACCCTCCGCTATCCGATGTCACGATCCCCGGATTCTGGGGCGGCCAGACGTTCTGGCTTCTCGGCATGGTCTTTCTGATCACCTCCTCCCTGCTCGGCTCGGTCAATTTTATCGTCACGATACTCCAGCTCCGGGCGAAGGGCCTTTCGTTCATGCGCCTCCCGTTCTTTGTCTGGTCTCAGCTGGTGACGGGGTTCCTTCTGCTGTTGGCGTTTCCGCCTCTCGAGGCGGCCGGCGTGCTTCAGCTGATGGACAGGGTCGCGGGAACGAGCTTCTTCCTTCCGTCGGGGCTTGTCGTAAGCGGCCAGGTGTGGCCCAACAGCGGAGGCGGGAACCCGCTTCTCTGGCAGCATCTCTTCTGGTTCCTCGCTCACCCGGAGGTCTACGTGCTGATCCTCCCCGCTCTCGGAATCGTCGCGGAAGTCATCGCGAACAACACCCGGAAGCCGCTCTGGGGATATAAATCGCTCGTCTACTCCGTGATCTTCCTCGGGTTCATGTCGTTCATCGTCTGGGCCCATCATATGTTTCTCACCGGGATGGGCACCGCCATCAGCTCGTTCTTCCAGACGACGACGATGATCATTTCGATCCCCTCCGTGATCATTCTCTCCGCATTGTTCATGAGCCTCTACGGGGCGTCGATACGGTTCACGACTCCCATGCTCTTCGCGCTCGCATTTCTTCCGATGTTCGGGATCGGCGGCCTGACGGGGCTCCCGCTGGGGCTCGCCGCTTCGGACATACCGCTCCATGACACGTATTACGTGATCGGCCACTTCCACTATGTCGTGGCGCCGGGGACGCTCTTCGGCCTCTTTGCCGGGATCTATTACTGGTTCCCCAAAATCACCGGACGGAAGATGAACGAGGCGATGGGCAAGATCCATTTCTGGGGCACGTTCATTTGCATGAACGTCATCTTCTTCCCGATGCTCATTCAGGGGCTTGCGGGCGTGTCGCGCCGACTGTATGACGGCGGACAGCAGTACGCCCACGCCCAGGGAGTCCTTCACCTGAACGAAGTCATGTCGGTCGGCGCGTGGGTGATGGGAATCGTTCAGCTCGTCTTCATCCTCAATCTCTTCCTGAGCATCAGGAAGGGGAAGAAGGCGGAGGAGAATTGCTGGCAGGCGACGACCCTCGAGTGGGCCGCGGCGCCGACTCCCCCGATTCCGCACGGAAATTTTGCCACTGTCCCGGAAGTCTACCATGGTCCGTACGAGTACTCGGTCCCCGGTGCGGCGTCCGATTTTACTCCCCAGAACCAATCAACCAAATCGTAA
- a CDS encoding carboxypeptidase regulatory-like domain-containing protein, with protein MKRNTWLFLSLLAASILFTAARADAGTIVGKVNFKGTKPPVTMITMGADQKCLKMHEGKQVPSEKTVVNSNNTLQWSFVYVKKGLEGKKFPVAKDKKSIDQRGCTYHPHVFGMMANQPLEIVNSDATLHNIHALPKNSTPFNMAQPKQGMKNVKTFATSEVMVKVKCDVHSWMAAYVGVLDHPFYSVTDDKGSFEIKGLPAGDYEVEAWHEVYGTQTMKVTVGASDTKTVDFTFTGK; from the coding sequence ATGAAACGTAACACTTGGTTGTTCCTTTCCCTCCTGGCAGCTTCCATTCTGTTTACCGCCGCCCGCGCCGATGCAGGGACAATCGTTGGAAAAGTCAATTTCAAGGGGACAAAGCCGCCCGTGACCATGATTACGATGGGCGCAGACCAAAAATGCCTGAAGATGCACGAGGGAAAGCAGGTCCCCTCCGAGAAAACCGTCGTGAATTCCAATAACACCCTTCAGTGGTCCTTCGTCTATGTCAAGAAAGGGCTCGAAGGGAAGAAGTTTCCGGTTGCGAAGGACAAGAAATCGATCGACCAGCGCGGATGCACATACCATCCCCACGTGTTCGGAATGATGGCCAATCAGCCGCTCGAAATCGTGAACAGCGATGCAACCCTCCACAACATCCACGCCCTCCCGAAGAACAGCACGCCGTTCAACATGGCGCAACCCAAGCAGGGCATGAAAAACGTGAAGACATTCGCCACCAGCGAAGTGATGGTGAAGGTCAAGTGCGACGTCCACAGCTGGATGGCGGCATACGTCGGAGTCCTCGATCATCCGTTCTACAGCGTCACCGATGACAAGGGAAGCTTCGAGATCAAAGGCCTCCCGGCAGGCGACTACGAAGTGGAAGCCTGGCATGAAGTGTACGGGACACAGACGATGAAAGTCACGGTCGGGGCGAGCGACACCAAGACGGTGGATTTTACCTTCACCGGAAAGTAA
- the phoU gene encoding phosphate signaling complex protein PhoU, whose protein sequence is MKRHFEGELESLQTSLIKMGSVVEEAVKRSIKAFLERDESLARLVIEQDERVNSLEIEIDNAIIDLLALQQPVAIDLRLILAVQKINNDLERIGDHAVNIAESALTLVQLPTQGTLLEIPEMAKVAQSMLRNALDGFIHRDARLGRAVLLQDDVIDELNRKTVTGFVKMMKGDQNTIDAGLDLIRISRNLERVADLSTNIAEEVIFMAQARVVKHHAGEDEPGSQS, encoded by the coding sequence ATGAAACGGCACTTTGAAGGTGAACTCGAAAGTCTGCAGACGAGCCTCATCAAGATGGGGAGCGTCGTCGAGGAGGCGGTGAAGCGTTCGATCAAGGCGTTTCTCGAGCGCGACGAGAGCCTCGCCCGGCTCGTGATCGAACAGGACGAGCGCGTGAATTCCCTCGAAATTGAAATCGATAACGCGATCATCGACCTCCTCGCGCTTCAGCAACCGGTGGCGATCGATTTGCGCCTCATCCTCGCCGTGCAGAAGATCAACAACGACCTCGAGCGGATCGGCGACCACGCGGTAAACATCGCCGAGTCCGCCCTCACGCTGGTCCAGCTCCCCACCCAGGGAACGCTCCTCGAGATCCCGGAAATGGCGAAGGTCGCTCAATCGATGCTCCGGAACGCGCTCGACGGGTTTATCCACCGGGATGCCCGGCTCGGAAGGGCGGTTCTTCTGCAGGACGACGTGATCGATGAGCTGAACCGGAAGACGGTCACCGGTTTCGTCAAGATGATGAAGGGCGACCAGAATACCATCGATGCCGGTCTCGATCTTATCCGCATCAGCAGAAACCTGGAGCGCGTCGCCGACCTTTCGACCAATATCGCGGAAGAGGTGATATTCATGGCCCAGGCGCGGGTCGTGAAGCATCACGCCGGCGAAGACGAGCCGGGATCGCAATCCTAA
- the pstB gene encoding phosphate ABC transporter ATP-binding protein PstB, with protein MATRELNAFFGKTQALRNMSLEMAAKRVTAIIGPSGCGKSTFLRCLNRMHEVGGGTMDGTVLLDGEPVNGYDPVLLRRRVGMVFQKPNPFPTMSIFDNVAAGLRLNSRMSKKELAPVVERCLRRAALWDEVKDSLDKSGVSLSGGQQQRLCIARTLAVDPEVVLMDEPASALDPIATAKIEELIFELKESYTIIIVTHNMQQAARISDWTAFLYLGQLIEFDATKKLFTTPAKKQTEDYITGRFG; from the coding sequence ATGGCGACGCGCGAACTGAACGCTTTTTTCGGAAAGACCCAGGCTCTCAGGAACATGTCCCTGGAGATGGCTGCAAAGCGTGTCACCGCGATCATCGGCCCCTCGGGGTGCGGGAAATCCACTTTTCTCCGGTGCCTGAACAGGATGCATGAAGTCGGGGGAGGGACGATGGACGGCACGGTCCTTCTCGACGGCGAGCCGGTCAACGGCTACGATCCCGTGCTCCTCCGCCGCCGGGTGGGGATGGTCTTTCAGAAGCCAAATCCCTTCCCCACCATGTCGATCTTCGATAACGTGGCGGCGGGATTGAGGCTCAACAGCCGGATGAGCAAGAAGGAGCTCGCACCGGTCGTCGAACGCTGCCTGCGCAGGGCCGCGTTGTGGGACGAGGTCAAGGATTCTCTCGATAAGTCGGGTGTCAGCCTTTCGGGAGGGCAGCAACAGCGCCTCTGCATCGCGCGGACTCTCGCGGTGGACCCCGAAGTCGTTCTCATGGACGAGCCGGCAAGCGCTCTCGACCCGATCGCCACCGCAAAAATCGAGGAGCTGATTTTCGAACTCAAGGAGAGCTATACCATCATCATCGTCACACACAACATGCAACAGGCGGCGCGGATCAGCGATTGGACCGCATTCCTCTACCTCGGCCAGCTCATCGAGTTCGACGCGACGAAAAAGCTCTTCACGACTCCGGCGAAAAAACAGACCGAGGACTACATTACGGGAAGGTTCGGATGA
- the pstA gene encoding phosphate ABC transporter permease PstA: MSAPSSFYFLWRKSKNGAMIALSILSGLLVILPLFLIFYYTISQGIGAINLDFFTQMPKPVGETGGGMANALTGTGILIALGSALGLPIGIFAGIYLAEYGSNPFGSTLRFLADVLSGIPSIVVGVVAYILVVIPMKRFSALAGGVALGLLMIPTVTRTTEEMIRLVPHSYREAALALGAPRWKTTIRIVLPTALKGITTGLLLALARAAGETAPLLFTALGNRFWSTSIGEPIASLTVFIFDYAKAPFEDWNRQAWAAAFVLISLICVLNVLFRIATRRRYAER, encoded by the coding sequence ATGAGCGCGCCATCCTCCTTCTATTTTCTCTGGCGCAAGTCGAAGAACGGAGCGATGATCGCCCTTTCGATCCTGAGCGGCCTCCTGGTGATTCTGCCGCTCTTCCTGATTTTTTACTACACGATCTCGCAGGGCATCGGCGCCATCAACCTCGATTTCTTCACCCAGATGCCGAAACCGGTCGGTGAAACCGGAGGCGGAATGGCCAATGCGCTCACCGGAACGGGAATTCTCATCGCCCTGGGGAGCGCACTCGGCCTTCCGATCGGCATCTTCGCGGGAATTTACCTGGCGGAGTACGGCTCGAATCCGTTCGGGTCCACGCTCAGGTTTCTGGCGGATGTCCTGAGCGGCATTCCCTCGATTGTGGTCGGCGTCGTCGCCTACATCCTCGTGGTGATCCCGATGAAGCGCTTCTCGGCCCTTGCGGGCGGGGTCGCGCTGGGGCTCCTCATGATCCCCACCGTCACCCGGACCACGGAAGAAATGATCCGCCTGGTGCCCCACTCGTACCGCGAGGCCGCCCTCGCCCTCGGAGCTCCCCGATGGAAGACGACCATCCGGATCGTTCTGCCGACCGCCCTGAAAGGAATTACGACGGGCCTCCTGCTTGCCCTCGCCCGCGCCGCGGGAGAGACCGCCCCCCTCCTTTTCACAGCGCTCGGCAACCGGTTCTGGTCGACCTCGATCGGCGAGCCGATCGCGTCTCTTACGGTCTTCATCTTTGATTATGCAAAAGCTCCTTTTGAGGATTGGAACCGGCAGGCCTGGGCGGCCGCTTTTGTGCTGATCTCACTCATCTGCGTCCTGAATGTCCTGTTCCGGATTGCGACAAGGCGGCGATATGCCGAACGGTAA
- the pstC gene encoding phosphate ABC transporter permease subunit PstC produces MRPTSRATANIGDILFKYFTAMFAVAILLIVCLMGYEMYKGSLPSLQKFGLNFLTGSTWDPVAEEYGALPFIFGTLGSSMLALLIALPLGFSTAILLSELAPRWMEPSLSFVVELLAAIPSIVYGLWGIFVLVPWLRVSVEPFLSRSLGFLPFFGGTPYGFGMMAAGLILAIMILPIIISISRDVLKAIPASQREAALALGATKWESTIIVVSGAKSGMFGAALLGLGRAVGETMAVTMVIGNRAEISSSLFSPAASMASVIANEFSEATSPMYVSSIIEIALLLFVVTIVLNALARGIVWSTTKRFKTA; encoded by the coding sequence ATGAGACCGACTTCCAGGGCTACCGCCAATATCGGCGACATTCTCTTCAAGTACTTCACCGCGATGTTCGCCGTGGCGATTCTCCTCATCGTCTGCCTGATGGGGTACGAGATGTATAAAGGCTCTCTCCCCTCGCTTCAAAAGTTCGGCCTGAATTTTCTGACGGGTTCCACCTGGGATCCCGTCGCCGAGGAATACGGAGCCCTCCCGTTCATTTTCGGGACGCTCGGCTCGTCGATGCTCGCACTTCTGATCGCGCTTCCGCTCGGGTTCAGCACTGCGATCCTCCTCTCCGAGCTCGCCCCCCGGTGGATGGAACCCTCCTTATCGTTCGTCGTCGAGCTCCTTGCCGCCATCCCGAGCATCGTGTACGGACTCTGGGGAATCTTCGTTCTCGTCCCATGGCTTCGCGTCTCGGTGGAACCGTTCCTTTCAAGATCGCTCGGCTTTCTCCCCTTCTTCGGGGGTACTCCGTACGGGTTCGGGATGATGGCCGCGGGACTCATTCTTGCCATCATGATCCTGCCCATCATCATCTCGATCTCGCGGGACGTGCTCAAGGCGATCCCGGCCTCCCAGAGGGAGGCAGCCCTCGCACTCGGGGCGACAAAGTGGGAATCGACGATCATCGTCGTGTCCGGAGCCAAATCGGGCATGTTCGGAGCCGCCCTTCTCGGATTGGGGCGTGCGGTGGGAGAAACGATGGCAGTCACGATGGTCATCGGAAACCGTGCGGAGATCTCCTCTTCGCTGTTCAGTCCGGCCGCGTCCATGGCGAGCGTGATCGCGAACGAATTTTCCGAGGCGACGTCCCCGATGTACGTGAGCTCCATCATCGAGATCGCGCTCCTTCTCTTTGTCGTCACGATCGTCCTGAACGCCCTCGCCCGCGGGATAGTCTGGAGCACCACCAAAAGGTTCAAGACCGCATGA